In Populus alba chromosome 4, ASM523922v2, whole genome shotgun sequence, the genomic window ttattatgattgtgTTTTAGGTATTTCACTAGAGATTTAGCTTAGTGTACACGTCAAAGCTCTGTTAAGTGTAATAGCCTTGACTACCAGATGCTCACACATTGTATATAATGCATGAATACGcacattcttcttcttcatatgCTTTAAACATGACCTTGAACACAGCAGCCTTACAAGCAGACTTCATATGCCTTAAACATGACCTTGAACACAGCGGCCTTACAAGCAGATCATCACAAGTAACAGtgataaatatttatgataGAAACTAATTGAATTCAACAAAGCCTTTTTAACAGCAAGAATGAAAGTGTTGATTTTATGAACCCTTTGTACcaatcaaatctattttttattcagttgaTTATTCCTTACAAGCAGATCATCACAAGTAACAGtgataaatatttatgataGAAACTAATTGAATTCAACAAAGTCTTTTTAACAGCAAGAATGAAAGTGTTGATTTTATGAACCCTTTGTACCAAttgaatctattttttattcagttgaTTGTTTATGCCGTTATAGTTATGCCTAGTAATACATGTTTAGGAAACTAAGCAACTTTTCAGAATACATTGGATGCTTAATGCCACATTGTAATTCATTATATTAGTTAAAATGTTCTTTTGGTTGCATTTACTTCTACATTAAATATCTAGGCATTCCTTTGTAATTTATGTATAAGATAGAAATCACATTCCCTGTTGTATGTTGATTTGGTGTGtgcttataataattttatgatataactggttttttgttttttattttatcaagtgTTGTTTTACATCTTTCAACAGCTGTTGGTGATCCTCTTGGTGGATGTTGTGTCACTCCATATGGATACTCAGTAATGTTGAAAAAGGTTGCTGCTGCAgttaactttttatttctttctttttaaatttgtatgGTATTTTCATAGTGATGTTTCCTCAACTGAGGGGTAAAGACTTCTGGACTTGTACAGTAGCACATTTGATAGGGATGTTGCTTGCATGagaaacttaattttatttttgaattctcTAGGTTTTATTTGAACTGCCTTTATGGGTggtgattggtttttttatagggATCTTGGATGAGaacataatgtttttctttatttatttatttttaacttttcttttcagttgatGGATTTTGCACAAGGTAAGATTATGTTGGCATTAGAAGGAGGATACAACCTTGATTCTATAGCAAATTCATTTCTTGCATGCGTGAAAGTTCTTCTTGAAGACAAACCTGTCAGTGGGTCTGTAGAGGCATACCCATTTGAGTCGACATGGCGTGTGATACAAGCGGTAAAAtagcatattaattatctttttcCTCCACCAGTATCAATTTTGCTTATttctgtaattgtttttttcaatctcaagcGACGTGTGTCAGCTATTTTCTATTGGACTAAAACATGTATTATTTATTCCCCAGGTTCGCAAGAATTTAAGTTCCTACTGGCCTGCACTTGCAGATGAATTACCATTAAAGTTGACTATTCAAAATGCCCCTCATCCGGTAAGGCTTTTCTTATAAGGAACATCCCTTCTCTTGCAAGTCTTTCACGTCATAGTCTCACCAAATTTAAAAGCAGACAATTTTTTTATGGGTGAATAAAAACTTGCATTTGTTGGGGAAAAAAGTAGATAGTGCAAGGCATTGAAGGACATGATTGTAGAATTACTATTAGACATAATACCTGAATGCTGGTGATCTAAATGTTGTTCTCGAAGGAAAAGAgttttcaacttaattttttgtatttttcatgtaatttagataTGTTTTGCTTACTGCtttcattttaatgtttttgcctAAAATGCAGTTCTTTCTACTCTTCAGTTGTGTTCCATGCTAAGATAAACATTTTTCATTCCAGCATATTCTTATCTCAAACTCTGACTCTGAAGGTGAGGATGAAAAGGCTCCAAATATTGATTCAGAAATTGTTCAGGAGGTCATGGAACCCTTTTCGAAGCTGAAAGTTGAAGATAACCAAGGTAACGAGATAATTTGAAGCCAGAAGACGTCAAAGTTGAATTATTCTGTAATTTCGTTTCATTTTACATATTGTCAACTAAATGCCAGATCAAGGGGCTACATCTTCTACCTCTTGGAGATCTGAGCTTTCAAAGATTGACATTTGGTATGCATCTTTTGGATCAAATATGTGGAAGCCTAGATTCCTATGCTATATTGAAGGCGGTCAGGTACTATACTTGGTATCATAGTGATGTTACCACGCTGAATGAACACGGTTTTAACAGATTCAAAGCATTTCTTAGGTTTTGGTCCTATGCATTTTAAAGTTTGTGCAATTAATATCTTGAAAATTTGAAAGAGTCCACCTGCTTTAGCATATATCAATTCCATTTTTGTAAATGACTTTCAGGTAGATGGTATGAAGAAGCCATGTACTGGTTCAATGGACAAAAACCTGCCAAAAGAGATTTTGTGGAAAATTTTCCCGCACAGACTATACTTTGGTCGTGATTCTACACGTACATGGGGCCCTGGGGGAGTTGCTTTTCTTCATCCTGATAGTAGTGTTGGTGAAAAAACTTACATGTGCCTGTATAAAATAACGTATGttcctgtttcttttttttttttcccttcaaatttcTAATGTATGATTTGAAGTGAATCTTGGTCTTTGTTGGATTTTCAgtataataaatagaaaattcatgaaaatgatttagggtttctttttaTTATCCACTTTATTTGTCTTCTCACTTgcttgctttccttttttttccttctctgcaCAGATTAGAGCAGTTCAATGATGTTTTGCTTCAAGAAAATGTATCGAGTTATCAGATGAATTCACCTGTATTTGATTTGGCTGCACTACAGTCTATCAAGAACAAGGGGTCCATCTTTTTGGAGGTTTTCAAGGTATGTCATATTTGTTGTGCCTGGCTTGTATCAGGCTGCAACAGACAACagtaaaatactattttacatAGTGGGTTTTGTGTTGCTCGTAAAATTCACACTTTGTTTCTCATGCAGAGCGGCTGGTACCGTAATGTTGTTTACTTGGGAAATGAGTGTGATATTCCTATACTGACTATGACGTACACCCTGAGACTTTCTCCTTGCTgttcgattttatttttctgaatttttctcTAAGCATTTTGCACTTTTTGATTATTCAGGTGTTCGATTTCTGATGCTGAAAGCTTTAAACTTGGAGAGTTTCCCTTGCGCCGTCCTTCTAAGGAGTATGCCAATACCTTGGTGAAGGGCCTGGTTGAAGGTGGACAACTCTCAGAAGAGGAAGCCATTGCTTACATAGAAGAAGCTTCTTCGAAACCACTGTGTTAGCAACCTCAGTCTTATTTAATATCTTCATGTAAGTGTTTGAAATCAGCAGGCTTGATGAAACAGTCATTCGTGCTCTTCTGACAGAGGAAGTTTGAGAGTGTATATACTGTATGTGCTATGAATACTCCTGATTCTGGCCAAACCTTTCAATATTGGCAACTGGCATTGCTGTGGGTCTGAAGATCCCTTTGATCTATGATGTGTTGCTGTTCATCATTCCTCCTATGATGACTGATGTAGAAGACATTTTTACTAGCGATGCagctgattttctttttatttggaataTTCTTGATTATTAAGAGTATGAGTGCACATGCATGGTCAACTATATTTCTTCACTCGTCCTTTGTAGAACATCTATTCCGAGGTATTTCACTCATTATTTTCTCATTCAACAACTTGGGTAAGACTTTTTAAGTTTAAACACATCTCCAGTGCCAGTATTCACACACCGCTGGCGGTGTGCATAGTTCCAAGGTCCTCCGACTTGTATTGCCTTTCACCATCGAAGTAATGGCTGTGGAGTCTGTAATAGGACGAAGTCCATGCGATTCTTTTCTGGGTCTGGCCGGGCTACCGAGCATGCATCCTTGTACCCATGAAAGCACAACTTCAAGGAGCTTAGGCAATCTAACAATGGAAAATAACTGTCCAGATTACTTGTGTTTATCGTGTCAAGAAACCAGGAGCCTTTGAACAAAGAAACAAGCAGAGCATTCGGCAACTTTCCAACGCCAAGCACACAATTTTTGAGCAGCGATTCATAGAGTTTCATCGATTCATCGATGAAACATGCTCGAACCATCACTCACCAGCCCCTTCATAACTCCTAAAATGGATATACTGCAGAGCTAACCGCAGAATGCTCAGTGGTAGTGTTTCATGTTCTCCATATGTGTTCGTGTGGTTTATGAATAGAAACATGCTCGAACCATCACTCACCAGTCTGGTCactgtttattgttttttcttttacctgGATAAAGCTACTTATATAATCTATTTTGCAGCTGCATTTAATTTACCTAATGTCCCTCAAATTTGACAAATCATGCATGCAAATGAtcctttgtaatttttctaCAACCTCATATGACCTGTTTAGGCTGAATAACAATCCATTTAGTCTAAAAAGACCAACTCAATCAGCTTTTTGCTACAGATTTGActttaaagtatttaaatatttaaagttttccTAAATGGAAATTTCATCTTTAGAATTGAATGCTCAATATATGGGTTCCGGGGAGAAACTTGCTTTTGGTTTTATGGGCCAAAAAACCCATTTTTGAACTAATAATTGACATGCAAACACATGAAACACAACATACACATCTCAATAAACCGACTTGATCCATTAatgttgccaaaattcagtaaaaaaaaaaaacaaaaaaacttgaacCATAGACACCAAATCTTTCTGAGCTTTTATTTTCAGTCGATTTGATAATGAATAACTACAGCTATTAAAACTCTTTTGatcaaatgaaatatttaaataccaaaaatataaaataaaataaaataaaatgaatttgtaGATTAAAACAAACATTTCCAAGACTTTTAGATGAGATTTAGTATTTTCCATGTTTTATAGTTTagcctttttcttttgatataatactgatatataataatttaacaataattCTATCTAATTAGGAGattaaagaatataattgaaaaaaaaattaaagatgaaaaaaaagacaGTCACTGTTCATATTTATATATTGCAAGCATTATCAAATATCCAGTTGATAtacgttttgatttttttgtttcttttcgcCGGAAGTCGAgggataatatattttatggtttCACGGTCGGAAAGATCATGCCCAGGTGCATGCACTTTGCTTGGCCACGCGGTCTGCCCTTTCGTCTTGAAAAATGTGGAAACCGCTACTACCACCTCAAATCACTCCACATTTGGTgtcattttaagaaaatttttaatgttattatattgGTAAATGCGCAATACAAataaaagtcaaataaaaatctatg contains:
- the LOC118055962 gene encoding histone deacetylase 5, with protein sequence MGEAEESGEMNISERRVGIIYDEKMCKHHTPDGDYHPENPNRIRVIWNKLLANNIPQRCVVLSGKEAEDKYLMAVHSENHVNLIRNISSKQFDSRRNRIASKLNSIYFNEGSSEAAYHAAGSVLELAERIAKGDLNSGAAIVRPPGHHAEYDEAMGFCLFNNVAVAASFLLDERPELGVKKILIVDWDVHHGNGTQKTFWNDSRVLFFSVHRHEFGSFYPGNDDGFYTMIGEGPGTGYNINVPWEHGRCGDADYLAVWDHILIPVAKKFDPDMIIVSAGFDAAVGDPLGGCCVTPYGYSVMLKKLMDFAQGKIMLALEGGYNLDSIANSFLACVKVLLEDKPVSGSVEAYPFESTWRVIQAVRKNLSSYWPALADELPLKLTIQNAPHPHILISNSDSEGEDEKAPNIDSEIVQEVMEPFSKLKVEDNQDQGATSSTSWRSELSKIDIWYASFGSNMWKPRFLCYIEGGQVDGMKKPCTGSMDKNLPKEILWKIFPHRLYFGRDSTRTWGPGGVAFLHPDSSVGEKTYMCLYKITLEQFNDVLLQENVSSYQMNSPVFDLAALQSIKNKGSIFLEVFKSGWYRNVVYLGNECDIPILTMTCSISDAESFKLGEFPLRRPSKEYANTLVKGLVEGGQLSEEEAIAYIEEASSKPLC